One segment of Pleomorphomonas sp. PLEO DNA contains the following:
- a CDS encoding DoxX family protein, which produces MIDLATGPYAALLLRLSLAGLFFAHAGLKLFVFTPAGTAGYFKSLGLPGWLAYVTIAAEVLGAAALFLGVWPRLVALALVPLMLGTIVTVHGKAGFFFTNANGGWEFPAFWIVGLLTLALTGDGALALVHTPALF; this is translated from the coding sequence ATGATCGACCTTGCCACTGGCCCCTATGCCGCTCTTTTGCTTCGCCTTTCGCTCGCCGGCCTATTCTTCGCCCATGCCGGCCTGAAGCTGTTCGTGTTCACGCCGGCCGGCACCGCCGGTTATTTCAAGTCGCTCGGCCTGCCGGGCTGGCTCGCCTACGTGACGATCGCCGCCGAAGTGTTGGGCGCAGCGGCCCTGTTTCTCGGCGTCTGGCCACGCCTTGTTGCACTCGCACTGGTCCCGCTGATGCTCGGCACCATCGTCACCGTTCACGGCAAGGCTGGCTTCTTCTTCACCAATGCCAATGGTGGTTGGGAATTTCCCGCCTTCTGGATCGTTGGCCTTCTGACGCTCGCCCTCACCGGTGACGGTGCCCTGGCCCTCGTTCATACCCCGGCGCTCTTCTGA
- a CDS encoding ABC transporter ATP-binding protein — translation MSDDAYLSLRDLDAGYGQTRVLKGIDLQIGKGEFVALLGASGCGKTTLLRTIAGFALPSAGRIRVDGRDVTRLPPDKRGMAMVFQSYALWPHMTAARNIGYGLRLKGWQREAIAARVAEMEALLGLDGLGGRKPSELSGGQRQRVALGRALAVDPDILLLDEPLSNLDARIRLTVRHEIRALQQRLGITTIHVTHDREEAMVMADRIVILDKGRIAQLGTPEAIYTRPASAFVAAFMGAENVVPLDATCSGNCIDIAAGPLNRATSLVLDQPAPPSGRLEARFRSERLHLQRLEAPSFGDTTAIELLGRVEAVVYPGGEWRHTVRIGDGSVLVDGPEALPPGTEVLVRVPASGLFLFAAPADASARGAPSAADEVSPVRDRLTA, via the coding sequence ATGAGTGACGACGCCTATCTCAGCCTTCGGGACCTCGACGCCGGCTATGGCCAGACGCGGGTGCTCAAAGGCATTGATCTTCAGATCGGCAAAGGCGAATTCGTGGCTCTGCTTGGGGCTTCGGGCTGCGGCAAGACGACGCTGCTCCGGACCATCGCCGGCTTCGCTCTGCCCAGCGCCGGCAGAATCCGCGTCGATGGCCGAGATGTCACCCGCCTGCCGCCGGACAAGCGCGGCATGGCAATGGTTTTCCAGTCCTATGCCCTTTGGCCTCACATGACGGCGGCGCGCAATATCGGCTATGGCCTGCGTCTCAAAGGCTGGCAGCGCGAAGCGATCGCTGCGCGGGTCGCCGAGATGGAAGCACTGCTCGGCCTTGATGGCCTTGGTGGACGCAAACCGTCGGAACTGTCGGGCGGCCAGCGCCAGCGTGTCGCGCTCGGCCGGGCGCTGGCCGTCGATCCCGACATCCTGCTGCTCGATGAGCCACTGTCCAACCTCGATGCCCGCATTCGGCTCACCGTGCGCCACGAGATCCGCGCTCTGCAGCAACGGCTTGGGATCACCACCATTCATGTCACTCACGACCGCGAGGAGGCCATGGTAATGGCCGACCGCATCGTCATCCTCGACAAGGGCCGCATCGCCCAGCTCGGCACGCCCGAGGCGATCTATACCCGGCCGGCATCGGCCTTTGTCGCTGCCTTCATGGGTGCCGAAAATGTCGTTCCTCTCGATGCCACCTGCTCCGGCAACTGCATCGACATCGCTGCTGGGCCGCTGAACAGGGCAACCAGCCTCGTGCTCGACCAACCGGCGCCGCCAAGCGGCAGGCTCGAAGCGCGCTTTCGTTCCGAGCGGCTGCACCTCCAGCGGCTAGAGGCCCCTTCTTTCGGAGACACCACCGCCATCGAACTGCTCGGTCGCGTCGAAGCCGTCGTCTACCCAGGCGGCGAGTGGCGTCACACCGTCCGCATTGGCGATGGCTCGGTGCTCGTCGATGGCCCGGAGGCGCTGCCGCCGGGTACCGAAGTGCTCGTCCGGGTACCGGCGAGTGGTCTCTTCTTGTTTGCCGCACCGGCCGATGCGTCGGCGCGCGGCGCACCATCCGCAGCCGACGAGGTTTCGCCGGTTCGGGACAGACTGACCGCCTGA